The genomic stretch TTATGAAAACTATATATATGAGAAAGTGTTGATTGTGTAGGTGACAAGAACAAGAACATGAACATGATGATGATGCAAAACTTAACTGAGAGACTGAGGCCTCTTGTTGGATTGAACGGTTGGGACTACTGTGTATACTGGAAACTAAGTGAAGATCAAaggttaattaattattaaataaaactctctctatatatataaatgttCATGACATTATTTGGTTGTGTTCTTAATTCTGTGTCCAACTAATTAGGTTTGTTGAGTGGTTGGGATGCTGTTGTGGTGGCACTGATCAAAACAATAATGTTGGGGAAGACATTCACATTTTCCCATGTAGGGATACCATGTTCTCACATCCCAGAACTAACCATTGTTATCTTCTTTCTCAGCTTCCTACTTCCATTTCCATCATAGATTCTGGGTATGTATATATCAACTCTATTTTTCATTATTCAACGATGGaaattcaggtgcagtcgacttcacatgAAGTTAATAACTGAGAAccgttagataatttgactgatttgactaaatttttatctaacgagTCTTagcacctgagttttcaccttatTCAATTcagatatttattattaataataatatctcactTATTGAACAGGATTCATGCACAGACCCTATTAACAAACCAACCCAATTGGGTCAACTATTCCCCAAATATCTTGCAAGTTAATTAATCTATCTCTTCATCACCAtcatcttaattaattaattaattaattatcattgTGATCCAAAATGAAattcactaatttttttattaatatatggTTTAGGAAACAATTGGGACCCAGGTTTTGATTCCAGTGCCAGGTGGACTAGTTGAGCTGTTTGTAACCAaacaagtaattaattaattagtattcTCTTTGATCTCACATTTTCAATCTTAATCTAAGTTTACTAATTTATTGTATCTAATTAATTAAGGTACCTGAAGATCATCAagtaattgattttgtgacagCACAATGCATTGTGTTGGTAGAGCAAGAAGCAGCAAACAACTCAACAAGTTTCAACATGCAATCAAATGTTGTTGGagatgataataataatgaaaatcaAGTGATgatgaacaacaacaacaacaataacaataatcagTTTGTTCTCACAACTGCACCAGAAACTTCACCACATGATGAAATCCCCATCACTCTATGCAGTTCTCCACTCAACTTCATGCAACAGTTCAGAACAATGAATAAGAACAACgataacaacaataacaacaatgcaTTTTCTGAAGAATACCAAGGTTCAATATTCCTCCATGAAAACCAAAACAACAATAACCAGCCAATGAAAGCAGCAGcaatggaggaagaagaagaagaagagcagcAAGTGGGGACAAAGGAGAATAATAACAACCACAAAAATGAAGGAGGAGTTGTTGGTGTTGGAAGGTCAGATTCAATGTCAGATTGCAGTGATCAGAacgaagaagaggaagatggaAAATATAGAAGGAGGAATGGAAAAGGGAACCAGTCAAAGAACCTTGTTgcggaaagaaagagaaggaagaaaCTGAATGACAGGCTGTACAATCTTCGTTCATTGGTTCCAAGAATATCCAAGCTTGATAGAGCTTCCATTCTTGGCGATGCAATTGAGTTTGTTAAGGATTTGCAAAAGCAGGTCAAGGATCTTCAAGATGAACTTGAGGACAATAACAACAATTCTGACACTACTGCTGTTGATCATCATGATAGTAGCAACCAGTTTCTTGATCATTTCGGAGCATCCTATGTTGTCCCAAATCACAAGCATATGCAGCAAGAAGCAGTGGATGCCACTACTATTACCATGGACAAGCAGCACTCCCAACAAATGGAGGTACTATATCTCAAATGCATTTGTCTTTATATGAAAACtgtattaatatataataattggTAAAAACTCAGGTGTAGTGGACTTTACATAAcataaagttgatagttgagagttgttggatgaaatcaaattatttaacgacTCTCAGTTATCAACGAAGTTGATTGCACCTGAGTTTCTAGCATAATAATTATATGGGTAATGCTAGAGGGACAAAAAAAAATAGCCaaaatttgtcttatttaatattcattaattgtcgcaacaattaataaatactaaataaggCAAGTTATGGCTGTTTTTAgctgattttttttgttaccaaacatttttgtaattatatatttattttaagtaAGAGCTCGACAGAATAAAGTGAAAATTATTATTGGTGCAGCCGCAAGTGGAAGTGGCAGTGATAGATGGGAAGGAGTACTTTGTGAAGGTATTCTGTGAGCACAGAGCAGGTGGGTTTGTGAAATTGATGGAGGCACTCAACACCTTAGGCATGGATGTTGTACATGCCACTGTCACTAGCCACAAAGGCCTTGTCTCTAATGTCTTCAAAGTTGAGGTCAGATACCATTTAACTCATCATTCTAAACAAAACTAGTGAAATATAATGgttcaatattttgttctatCAGTGTAAATTTTGAAATAGATAGATTcataacataatattaaaaaagtaaagtatatttttttgtctttaaagtttgataaaaattttaaaaataccataaattttactttattttaattttatccgaaaagttttttatttacattaaatatacccttaacaattaatttttcaaaaaatttaagaccaattcaacaacaattccATAAGAATAAACCTCtacacaagcaaatcaagcataattttcatgcattattgttatattggtcttaaattttttgaaaatttttttgaaaatttagtagtcgagagtatatttgatgcaaataaaatttttttgggacaaatgaaacaaaataaaacatagaagtatttttaaaatttttgccaAACTTTAGGgacaaaaattatactttaccctattaaaaaaatattagtttaattcttgttatttttttgttaacataTCTACTGATTTAAACAATACTGTACTGAATTTAATTTGCAAAAGAAACTAAGAAAAATCCAAGAAGTGAAAAAAGATTattgattattgtttggttGTTAACAGAAAAAGGATAGTGATATGGTGGAGGCTGAGGATGTGAGAGACTCATTGCTAGAGCTTACAAGGAACCCATCATATAGGGTGTGGAGtaataataatacaaagaatAGTAATCCCACATCGGAGAATTCCAATGGTGTTGCTGTGGGAAgggatcatcatcatcatcatcatcatcacatgCCCGCATATCATCCCCATCCATTTCATACTTAATTTCATGCCATACTCTCATAAactttcttcttatttttcttttattattatttttcgttCACAAATGTATTagtattataattaatatacttTAACCATGAACAATAATAATACTAATCAATACATTATAGTTTCACAGCACCATAAGCATGACACACACAAATTAACAAGTGATTTTAATAATTTGAGCATCAGTTTTAAAAAGCTCGATTTGAATAGCTTCATGGAATAACCAATAAGCAATTATTCAATTCACTTAATTCATCATCTGCTCAAAGTTTACACTACCCatgattaataaatataaaagtaaaaaaaaaaaaagagaagaagaacaCAATAGATGAGTTTTGATGAATTCAAGAAATTAGATCATTATTTATATTGTAATCCGTTAAGGTTGCCTTCAAATCTGTAACAGAATTTGTAGGATCAGTTGAGATAATATCTCTCTTTTGATCCTAACTTTAAGAAACcgtttcaattaattttttttattttttaagtaatattttctctcttttaaaTATTAGGATAGGTATCGGTTGTTGCATCGCGTATGAAGCTAAGTTTCAAATCTAATATAATCTAAACTggtaatttaatttaatataatcccaaaaaaattaatcaaacttACAATagttgaattgaattgaattttattttatccaaGATTGAATCGAATTTCTTAAATTGATGATAAAATCCAACTCAAATcgaataatatattaattaaataaattatttatctatcAAACCTTTTTATAATAGTACACTTACTAAAATACTAAATACAATCATAATGTTGAGGAAGAAAGAGTATAGAAAAACATGTACATCAAAactagaaagaaaaaaaaaacaatgtgCAAAAAATAAAGTCAAACCTACAATATGTGCCTAGGTTTAAATTCTTAATAAAAATCAACGTTGAACAATaacactaataataataataataattcaaaacTTATagaagaattattattattaaatgagGGAGTAGGTTCAATATTGTTATGTGGGGTTAATGCATGATCACTGAAATTTGAAGCATGGTGGGTAAGATTGGTTCTTTGTTTAACATCAATTCCAAATCTCATGCCTCCAAGGCAGTGCCCTGCAATGTTGCAAATGAACCAATATTTCTTCACCTTTTTGAGTTCAACTTCATCTTTTCCACTCTCATATTTTGCCAACACTCCATTGCTTGTGTCACATGATCGGAAACTCTCCTCACTTACTTCATACACATTATGTTGCCCTTTAACATACTTGAAAACTAACCaccaaacaaataaataaaattaagcctcattattctaaaataaaattgtatttactttctaattttatatctttttttttttcattagaacattctaaaaataaaaattaaaaattaaaaaaaataaactaagcATACCCTACAAATAAATTCAAGAGTTTCTTGTGTGCTGTTTACAACTATATTACGTATACACTAAAAATCAGTCACtcgtataaaatatatgttgaaatacaaaatatacattgaaaataagataaatagcacatgtatttatacacaatgACTGATTTTttgtgaataaataatattttgataaatcagtatacataaataaaagacaataatatatatatttatatgtaccTAGAAGATCACCAAGAGTAAAATTGTTTCCCTCTGCCCATGAAGCATAATCTGTCTGGCTATTCCATTCATCTTGGTCACCAACAAAATAAACAGTAGCCATGGAAAAGCTCAATAGAAAACCACAAAGCAAAGTGAGAGTAATTGAAAGCAGCAAGGTACAATTCTTGAGAGATTTTGTGCCTCCCATGTTTGTGATTGAACAAGAAGCTTAAAATGTGGAATTGTTATTGATGTGTAGTTGATGTTATAAATTCTATAGACATTATTGGAAGCTTGTCATCATCATTTTAGTTTATACGATGGACCTCATCAAGTGtttaagattattattattatatagacGCGTGGGATTCAAACTAACTCAAAGatacaataaaattatatatggtCCCAACACAAGGGACTTAAGATTTTACACCTTGGAAGTTGGAAGGGCAATGCTGGCTGAAATGATTATTAACTTCATACACAAGATACCTTGCCCTTGTGTTTGGCCACATAAATAACAGTTGCAACCCAAAATTTGTtcacttcttttcttgttttctttaatGGGGGCTCTAATGACAGTTCATTATTGTTGgaacattattaaaaaaaacaatcTATTGTTGTTGATGCACTCCGATTTGTAATTTACTTGTTCATTCTGTGGCATAAGCTTCTTCATGTTTTTATTCCTTTACCAATTTTCcaacaaaattcaaaacaagTGTTCCACCTTatcaaacaaataaataaaaatatatgcaACTTGCAAGTTACTAACTAGTAGATAATTAAATTTAGCCCCATAAATTGTGTAGCGTGACTTTAATTAATTTAGACGACTGTAATTGTGGAGGCATGTGTTAAGAGGAACTACAAACTCAAACATCAATTATAAGCTTTCTATACACCTAAGACATCAAACaaagtatttgataaaaataaaaccacttattaatttaaaaaatctaacACACAATAATCTGATAAGTTGATAATATAAAACTCTTAAAACTATTATATCAGAGTTAAACTCATTCCCTCCCTCTTTATAACGTTATATTGAGATATGGCAAAGTATCCCCCCTAACAAGAGAAAACCTGCAACATAGGATTTGGTTCTCTTGACAGACAAAGAAACTCTGATTGTAATAGGGAAAgaatatgaaagaaaaagaaagtattcttttttttttttcattatattcGATTCGAGGTAACCATTAACCAATCAATGCAAGACAACTAAATGCTTTGAAATACCTGAGAAAGTCCAACCCTGTTCCCCCACATCTTCcccaaatataaaaaataaaacaattaataataaaaaaaaaaggagtagACAACAACAACATTCAAGTTAGAGACCAACATTGGCACCCCTCACACTCCCCAGACCAAAATCAAAATGATATCTGGTCTGCTCTTTCAGTAATTTGCTCCTCACAATAAATAGCTCAACTCCCACCAATTAAGTTCCTTCAGCCTCTGAAGGCTAACTGTTCTTTTCAgaaaaaagaggaaaggaagGTTTTGATTGAACAAGAACAGCACCTGAGAGCCTTTACACTTGTTAGTACCTTCAAGTTTCAATTTTGGGGCAGAATCACCTGAACCTGCTGATTGAGTAGGTGATGCATCTTTTGCATAATCTAATGTATTCTACAACTCTTTCAGATGCTTGAATTCTTCGCAATCCGCGCCAACATTGCTCAATGACGAGAAAAGCTTTGGCACTATCTTGGCTAGCATCAACTTGAAACCCACAGAAGTTGAATTCTGTTCACTCTTGTCACTCACAGAAGCATCTTTGGTCAATGTGCCAATCAAGTAACCCTTCATATATGCATCACAAGCCTTGAGGATGTTATGACCGCGCTGCCTAAAATGTTCTTTGATGAGCATGTCAAAGTCCTACAATATTCATCAGTGAGATCACAATCAAATATACTTTGCGGAAGTGAAATAAATAAACTACAGTAGCTACAACACTGAACACTTGAAAGCATTAAATCTAGATGATTAGAATTAGTAGATATAGTATGGTAGAGATGGAATAAACTTCCCGACACAGTATTGCCAAAGCAAATCTGTCATTTCAGCCTATGcaatttgaaataaataaatgaattttctgaagatattaatattattagtaAAATGTCTGTAGTTGCAATTAGGTAATTTGGActatttacttttttattactCCTGATATACATTTGTTTCTAAGAAAATCATGTTCCATATTACACAGATGTAATAGAATTGTACACTGCCAGTGAGTTTTCACTATGAACTAATAATGCCATATTGCCATTTTGCAACCTACACATAAATTTTCCAGCGAGGGAATTCTTTTTTCCTAGCAAAAACTGAGTGTGCTTAATTTAATAGTGACATAGTAACAACGATGGAATCTATCAAATTcaaagccaatagtaaataaATACCTTGGGGGGTTTACGCATAAGATACATCATAGTCTTGCAGTTGAGTAAAAACGTATTCTCATTGTATGACAGTGAATTCTTCTCTCCTTCTGCTGTTCCAATCTGTTTGTCATACCCAGCTTCGTTGAAGTAAGGCTTAGAGTTGAGCACCAAACCTTGTAGTGAAACTAGGACTTGAAGGATACTGGAAGATTTTGGATCCCATACTTCATTTCCTCTGCCCGTCCATGTATTTAGAAGGCTTAGGCACACCTTCCCTTCCTCGTACAAATTAGGGTTAATACGCCAACCACCAGAATGATAATATGCTGACTGCATCATTTGAGACCCagacaaaaaacacaaaaagacattTAAGATATCTCCATTTGGACACTAAAGTTGAACAAAATGAATATGAAATTACTAACTAATGTTTAACTATCTTCCAATTGTTTTTGTTTGTGAGGAGGATCATAAATAAAAAAGCTGTTCACTTTCAAAATTGTAGTGCTTACTGGTGGCACATCAGGGTACTCTGGTGGAAGgtgaaaatcaaagaaaaagagaCCATCTTGGTATGGGGTCCCGTATGGCCCTACAATAACTGCTCTCAAAAGATCCATTCTATCCTCATAAACTCGGACATAGATTTCCTCTGTCAAAACATTTCAACTGTTTACATGTACTGAAATAGGTGTACAGTGGAGTAAGAAACTTGGCAACAGCTAAGAGTCTCGCTAACCTGGAAGGTTATTCTGCAGTATGCTCCAATCTTGTTGCACCTTCTTAAACCATTTTCGGTTATTACTCTGAAAGACAATTGTATGATACCATGAACAAAGTTGCATTCCaaagaacaaaagaaacaaGCATTTGAATGTAGGTGCACAGTCATACTTAAGTGCTATGAAGTTATCAATAGGTTAGATCATTTGCTACATTAATATAAGAACCTAAGTAAAAATTAATATGATATATAACTTTTTATTGATACTTAAGGAAAGTGTGTGACTTAATATACCTGTGTCTTGCTCAATACTCATCAAAGGAAgacatttaaaaaaaagagttcATATTCATTCTTTAATTTCCATACTCTAACAGTAATTGAGATATTAGAGATAAAGCGGTAGCAATACCTGTCCATTTGCACCAATAAAGTAATTGTCTGAAGGGTCTGTCGCTATGTCAAAGTGTTTGAAACTACAAATATCATTGTCGCAAGTTGCTGGAGCATCTTCAGTGCTAAGGCTACACTCTGTCCCAAGTGTTTTCAATATTTCAGCTGCTTCTTGAGCAGCAGCTTCttcatttatttcatttttattgcTTAAATTGTCCCCATCTTTGTTGAGACATTGCTGAGAACAAGACTCGTCACTAAGTTCACTTTCACTTTTGGACTGCGAGTCAGCAGAATCTAAGTTTCTTTGGCCCATTGAGAATATCCCTGAGGCAAGTCTGGTGACAAATCGTAAGGCGGCTAGGGGTACAGAAGAAAGTGCTGCAGCCGTTCCAGAATCGTTCTCTCCAGTCTCATCTGCCTCAGAAGTAACACTGCTTGAATTTTCCCTCTCGATATCCTGCACGTCATTGGTTTGCATAATTAAATACATGAGCTAATGACGTATTAACTTGCACGTCATTGTTCACAATCACTTCATCCATCAACGTTAGACAATGATATTACACTCTAGATGCAGTAAAGATATGTGAAAGCAGAAGAACGAACAATATGGAAAACAGACAAATTTTGCATGTTAAAGAACTTTAGATAAATTTTCCCGTATCAAGATTTCTCACCATTGAATAGAAGCAACTTTCAGAGAGGGATTCAATCATAAGTACTAGCTGACAGATTCTTCTTGGGTGGTCCTCTCAATGAGAAACAACTTTAAGACTTACTAATAACAAAAGTATCGATGTAAAAAGAAACACACCTCTTTGGAGTCCTCGTCGACTTCCATTTCATCATCATTAACAGTTTCCCAGCTTGCAGCATCACTTAGTTCACTTCCAGCAGCAATtgattcatcatcatcatctcgACCAACAACATAGATTGCCTGGGGTCCGACCTGAAAGTAAAATGAAAATGTAAACATAGACAGAAAAGAGAAAGTTCTATGTCACGGTACCCTACCCTGATTCCGGGTGTTATAATATCTAGCAACACTAAAGCACAATCACAAGAAAATATTTTAGTCAATGAGAGTCTCAATAGCCCTAGACATAAAGAATTTAGCAAAGGAACCAGTTTTTCTTGTTTCCACTGCACGAAGTAAAGTGCAAGGAGTTTGCAAGTGTAGTGTGTTGTGTGATTGCGCATTGTTAAGACAGCATTATCTTCTATCAAGCAATTAGATAGAAACTAAAACATACCGTTGACACCATCCCATCTGCCCATGTAACTTCAATATCACCATTGTTAAGACCAGTTATATTCCCAACCCAAGAAAGGTCAGAGAACTCTGCACACGTTTGCCCGCCAGATGCATTTTCTGCTTTACTACTACTGGAACCTGTAGGGctttttgtttcctttttcatcccaACTTCCTCATTTTTCTGGGACAATTTCTTAGTGGACTCTCCAACAGAATCTGTCTCTATCCAGACAGACACAGGTGACAGCCGAACAACCACATCTCCATAGCAGTAATCATAATCTGGGTGGCCCTCTAGCTCATATACACTTACTATTTCCTCCTTGTCAAAAACTCTAGGATCTTCTGGACGTTCAACTGGTTTTAACCACCTCACACAAGCTGTCCGCTCCTTCGCGTTAACACTTCTAACCACCCCAACACGCCTAGCTTCACAAGTATCCTCACCATCATCAGATGTCTTCTCAACCACATATTGTTCCGAAACAAATTCATGATCACCAGGATTATCTATAGGAATCAGGCTTGTAGAATGTAGTCCACGCTCTATGGTGCCATCCTGCCATGCGACATCAACACGCGTCCTTGTGTTGGCAATCAAAAGAGCTTTCTCaaaactttcctctttcttcCGGGCCCttttttccttcctaattaCAACTTTCCTTATTTTCTTACGATGAAGAGGCCAAGTCTCATGTACCGGTTCCTTAGATACCGAGATGGAACTACCACATGAGCTATTATCACGAGATGTGTTACTTACAGCAGCTCCATCATTCCCTCCCGAAGAATTCACTGGATCAAGGACCATAGCATCCTTATTCCCATTAGATTCCTCAACAGCAGCATCTTCTGAATCACATCCACTTCCTGTTGGATTAGAATCTAGTTCATTGTAAACAGAATCATTAAGTTCTAACTTTGACATGCCTTTCTCCATGGAAATTGATGATGAATATGCTGATGAGGGCAAGAGACACCAGTCACCTAATTGCCAATTTGCATGTGCAAAACAGGACAACAATTTTAGGTTCCTTGGACTTTGCTCTTCAGCTGGTGCAGTAGAAGAATACGCCCCATAACCTGCAGATGCTATCCAATAAACAAACACTGACCCAACTGTAACCTTAGTGACAGTACCTTCCAACCGATTTGCTTTCCACAAGCCAGACAGCCATCTTGAATTCTTGAAAACTGATGATGAACTAGCCCTTACACGTTGCCCAGGGTAATAGGGGAAATGCACATCTTCAACCATATTCTTAGAAATTGGTTTAAGATTCAAAGGATCTGCTTTGGTGACTTTACACACTGAACCATCATCAAATAGGACAGTCACATTATCTAAAACATCATCGATTCTGCCTAGCCAAGGACCAAGCACAACATAATCACCAATGGTAAAGTCCCTAATACGTTTTAAGTTTTTGGATGAGATCTCTTTTATTGTAGATCCATCAGGGGCCAACAAATCCACAGACGTATTCACATCTACCACTACACCAACTTGACCAGTAGGGTCTGAAGCAGCGGCAACGAAATCCCCATGTAAAAATCCACGATCAACTACTTCTACATCACTGAAATTTCGAGTAGGTTCAGATTCATCCATCCAGAGTGCACGCAGCTGGTCAGCTAGAAGGGCACCAGTTTTGGAGTGCCCATCAGTGCCATTCCTATCAGAATTTTTGctagcattattattattagcatCACCATTGCTTTCCTCAAGATCATCAT from Arachis stenosperma cultivar V10309 chromosome 9, arast.V10309.gnm1.PFL2, whole genome shotgun sequence encodes the following:
- the LOC130951851 gene encoding transcription factor ABORTED MICROSPORES — protein: MQSNVVGDDNNNENQVMMNNNNNNNNNQFVLTTAPETSPHDEIPITLCSSPLNFMQQFRTMNKNNDNNNNNNAFSEEYQGSIFLHENQNNNNQPMKAAAMEEEEEEEQQVGTKENNNNHKNEGGVVGVGRSDSMSDCSDQNEEEEDGKYRRRNGKGNQSKNLVAERKRRKKLNDRLYNLRSLVPRISKLDRASILGDAIEFVKDLQKQVKDLQDELEDNNNNSDTTAVDHHDSSNQFLDHFGASYVVPNHKHMQQEAVDATTITMDKQHSQQMEPQVEVAVIDGKEYFVKVFCEHRAGGFVKLMEALNTLGMDVVHATVTSHKGLVSNVFKVEKKDSDMVEAEDVRDSLLELTRNPSYRVWSNNNTKNSNPTSENSNGVAVGRDHHHHHHHHMPAYHPHPFHT
- the LOC130950288 gene encoding mavicyanin-like, with translation MGGTKSLKNCTLLLSITLTLLCGFLLSFSMATVYFVGDQDEWNSQTDYASWAEGNNFTLGDLLVFKYVKGQHNVYEVSEESFRSCDTSNGVLAKYESGKDEVELKKVKKYWFICNIAGHCLGGMRFGIDVKQRTNLTHHASNFSDHALTPHNNIEPTPSFNNNNSSIILMYMFFYTLSSSTL
- the LOC130948512 gene encoding probable ubiquitin-conjugating enzyme E2 23, which produces MGVQQHKVRSRGNEAGGNACTSSSSNHGDAMNASPASAVSNPSVNSSNTDGDEVNGPSDISAKKNITPHIYRQDVVKDKTNGAIGIVTEVAGDSDSDSDSSVTDDEDDSEDEDDDLEESNGDANNNNASKNSDRNGTDGHSKTGALLADQLRALWMDESEPTRNFSDVEVVDRGFLHGDFVAAASDPTGQVGVVVDVNTSVDLLAPDGSTIKEISSKNLKRIRDFTIGDYVVLGPWLGRIDDVLDNVTVLFDDGSVCKVTKADPLNLKPISKNMVEDVHFPYYPGQRVRASSSSVFKNSRWLSGLWKANRLEGTVTKVTVGSVFVYWIASAGYGAYSSTAPAEEQSPRNLKLLSCFAHANWQLGDWCLLPSSAYSSSISMEKGMSKLELNDSVYNELDSNPTGSGCDSEDAAVEESNGNKDAMVLDPVNSSGGNDGAAVSNTSRDNSSCGSSISVSKEPVHETWPLHRKKIRKVVIRKEKRARKKEESFEKALLIANTRTRVDVAWQDGTIERGLHSTSLIPIDNPGDHEFVSEQYVVEKTSDDGEDTCEARRVGVVRSVNAKERTACVRWLKPVERPEDPRVFDKEEIVSVYELEGHPDYDYCYGDVVVRLSPVSVWIETDSVGESTKKLSQKNEEVGMKKETKSPTGSSSSKAENASGGQTCAEFSDLSWVGNITGLNNGDIEVTWADGMVSTVGPQAIYVVGRDDDDESIAAGSELSDAASWETVNDDEMEVDEDSKEDIERENSSSVTSEADETGENDSGTAAALSSVPLAALRFVTRLASGIFSMGQRNLDSADSQSKSESELSDESCSQQCLNKDGDNLSNKNEINEEAAAQEAAEILKTLGTECSLSTEDAPATCDNDICSFKHFDIATDPSDNYFIGANGQSNNRKWFKKVQQDWSILQNNLPEEIYVRVYEDRMDLLRAVIVGPYGTPYQDGLFFFDFHLPPEYPDVPPSAYYHSGGWRINPNLYEEGKVCLSLLNTWTGRGNEVWDPKSSSILQVLVSLQGLVLNSKPYFNEAGYDKQIGTAEGEKNSLSYNENTFLLNCKTMMYLMRKPPKDFDMLIKEHFRQRGHNILKACDAYMKGYLIGTLTKDASVSDKSEQNSTSVGFKLMLAKIVPKLFSSLSNVGADCEEFKHLKEL